From Phragmitibacter flavus, the proteins below share one genomic window:
- a CDS encoding J domain-containing protein, producing the protein MPAILFLRSSFGYSFLSPKTVFLPCAQVSFLFLIVTWVEPWLRKPLWAVALFAASASFLYVAHLLAAFWREKERKGKHDFYAGTSHLLRIPGFSQNRGNQDFETVLHLWIEPAVVFVAAVFFRGFLSEQWLSLWLLVVVAGMWLKAFINYWYGIRSEKKHTDIIEDAEEKMPGGGAFAEVPLPNASGRKPKRTRPPQSAVETADQAIEQRYAELLRLMPPRPPYDLQQAEQNYRELMKAFHPDPNRPTPENHEKSAELNEAIAHFRRTNDS; encoded by the coding sequence ATGCCTGCCATCCTTTTCCTGCGCTCAAGTTTTGGCTACTCGTTCCTAAGCCCTAAAACTGTGTTTCTCCCATGCGCACAGGTCAGCTTCCTGTTCCTGATCGTCACATGGGTTGAACCTTGGTTACGAAAGCCGCTATGGGCAGTCGCGCTCTTCGCGGCAAGTGCATCCTTCCTCTATGTCGCTCATCTTCTCGCCGCCTTCTGGCGGGAAAAGGAGCGAAAGGGCAAGCATGACTTCTATGCTGGCACCTCCCATCTTTTGAGAATCCCCGGATTCAGCCAGAATCGCGGTAATCAGGACTTTGAAACTGTGCTGCATCTTTGGATTGAACCTGCTGTTGTCTTTGTCGCCGCCGTCTTTTTTCGCGGATTCCTGTCTGAACAATGGCTGTCGCTTTGGCTGCTGGTTGTAGTTGCCGGGATGTGGCTGAAAGCCTTCATCAATTACTGGTATGGCATCCGCTCTGAAAAAAAGCACACGGACATCATCGAAGATGCAGAGGAGAAAATGCCGGGAGGAGGGGCATTTGCTGAAGTGCCACTTCCAAATGCTAGCGGCAGGAAACCCAAACGCACGCGCCCACCTCAATCAGCCGTCGAAACTGCTGATCAGGCCATAGAGCAACGCTATGCAGAATTGCTGAGATTGATGCCCCCGCGACCGCCTTACGACTTGCAGCAGGCGGAACAGAACTACCGCGAGCTGATGAAGGCATTCCATCCTGATCCGAACAGACCGACGCCTGAGAACCACGAAAAATCGGCAGAGTTAAATGAGGCTATTGCACATTTCCGCCGCACGAATGACAGCTAA
- a CDS encoding type II toxin-antitoxin system Phd/YefM family antitoxin — translation MIQTQNIHSLTDFQRNTASHLRALRKSGLPEVLTVKGKAELVVQTAEAYQALLSRLELYESAIAINRGLQDIEEGRSSTLDDFDRRMRSKAGFSPRKD, via the coding sequence ATGATTCAAACGCAAAACATTCATTCACTGACTGATTTCCAGAGAAATACAGCCAGTCATCTCCGTGCGCTCCGCAAGTCGGGCTTGCCGGAAGTATTGACCGTGAAAGGCAAGGCTGAACTGGTGGTGCAGACTGCGGAAGCATATCAGGCGTTACTGTCCAGACTGGAGCTTTACGAGTCCGCGATTGCCATCAACCGGGGCTTGCAGGACATCGAAGAAGGCCGTTCCAGCACTCTGGACGATTTTGATCGCCGGATGCGCTCCAAGGCGGGTTTTTCACCAAGGAAGGACTGA
- a CDS encoding type II toxin-antitoxin system RelE/ParE family toxin: MSKTYEVILSAEAERNIEEAVAWIAEANPTAGEEWYVGLIAKLGSLSQMPLRCPVAPESKLGLVEREIRQLLYGRHFWKYRVLFSVDKQRVLIAHVRHGARLYLGQREEDIDDGESS; encoded by the coding sequence ATGTCCAAGACCTATGAAGTCATTCTCTCAGCTGAGGCCGAGAGGAATATTGAGGAAGCCGTGGCTTGGATTGCGGAAGCCAATCCGACGGCGGGGGAGGAATGGTATGTGGGTTTGATTGCAAAGCTTGGCAGCCTGTCGCAAATGCCTTTGCGCTGTCCTGTGGCTCCAGAATCCAAGCTCGGTCTGGTTGAACGTGAAATTCGCCAGCTTCTTTATGGCCGTCATTTCTGGAAATACCGTGTTCTCTTTTCAGTGGATAAACAACGTGTTCTTATCGCGCATGTCAGGCATGGCGCGAGGCTCTACTTGGGGCAACGAGAGGAAGATATTGATGACGGGGAATCCAGTTAG
- a CDS encoding type IV secretory system conjugative DNA transfer family protein, with amino-acid sequence MDELALTNSKQTIPPAVHRNWPDDEEALLELSADGKTCRPENYWCLKDAFEGVQIFGGTGSGKSSGSGQGIARAFVEANMGGVVLTAKADEVLAWKQYAKAAGRETELLIVEPGSPHRFNFLRYEFNRPGTGAGHTENLVNLFCSVLEAAERKQGQGGGQDAYWQRTLKQLLRNAIDLAVIAMDDIDLPSLYRIITSAPRSTEEADDPEWQQKSACFALLEVAAGKVKSEGRASDLELTRDFWLREFPNLAPETRSVIVSTFTSMADCFLRGMLRELFCTDLNFSPEDTFNGKIIILNLPVKEFNELGQFAQVLFKFIWQRAVERRISAGTSREAAQAAARPVFLWADESQFFVNSYDALFQSTARSSRACTVYLTQNLPSYFSAFGGSNARSDAESFLGNLQTKIFHANGDPTTNNWAADSIGKTRQAQFYGGMSEALAKGGAMNQSAGGSMVVEYVVQPQEFTMLRTGGQESEFKVDSIIFQGGRRWVGTRKGEPVAQNYIRPQFPQKY; translated from the coding sequence ATGGATGAACTCGCCCTCACCAATTCCAAACAGACAATCCCTCCAGCGGTTCACCGGAACTGGCCGGACGATGAAGAGGCACTTCTTGAGCTGAGTGCGGACGGCAAAACTTGCCGCCCTGAAAACTACTGGTGTCTTAAGGATGCTTTTGAAGGGGTGCAGATTTTTGGAGGCACAGGTTCAGGAAAATCTTCGGGAAGCGGGCAGGGCATCGCCAGAGCTTTTGTTGAGGCCAACATGGGGGGTGTTGTTTTGACCGCCAAGGCCGACGAGGTGCTCGCCTGGAAGCAGTATGCAAAGGCAGCAGGACGTGAGACAGAATTGCTCATTGTGGAGCCGGGATCACCCCACCGGTTCAACTTCCTCCGCTATGAATTCAACCGTCCCGGCACCGGGGCAGGGCACACCGAAAACCTTGTAAACCTGTTTTGCAGCGTGCTGGAAGCTGCGGAACGGAAGCAGGGGCAGGGTGGTGGACAGGACGCTTACTGGCAGCGCACACTCAAGCAACTCCTCCGCAATGCGATAGACCTCGCAGTGATTGCCATGGATGACATTGACCTTCCGTCGCTCTACCGCATCATCACATCTGCCCCCCGTTCCACAGAAGAAGCGGATGACCCTGAATGGCAGCAGAAGTCTGCCTGCTTTGCCCTTTTGGAAGTGGCAGCAGGCAAAGTCAAAAGTGAGGGCAGGGCGAGTGACCTCGAGCTGACACGCGACTTCTGGCTGCGGGAATTTCCGAACCTTGCTCCTGAGACGCGTTCCGTTATCGTCTCGACTTTCACCAGCATGGCCGACTGTTTTCTGCGCGGTATGCTGCGGGAGCTGTTTTGCACAGACCTCAACTTTTCCCCAGAGGACACCTTCAATGGCAAGATTATCATTCTGAATCTGCCGGTTAAGGAGTTCAACGAGCTGGGGCAGTTCGCACAAGTTCTTTTCAAGTTCATCTGGCAAAGGGCAGTTGAGAGAAGGATTTCCGCAGGCACCTCCCGCGAAGCGGCTCAGGCTGCGGCTCGCCCGGTTTTCCTGTGGGCGGACGAATCACAGTTTTTCGTCAATTCCTACGACGCGCTTTTCCAAAGCACGGCCAGAAGCTCCCGCGCCTGCACCGTCTACCTTACCCAAAATCTCCCCAGCTACTTCTCAGCTTTCGGAGGCAGCAACGCCCGTTCCGACGCAGAGAGCTTCCTTGGCAACCTGCAAACCAAGATTTTCCACGCCAACGGCGACCCGACGACCAACAATTGGGCAGCAGACTCCATCGGCAAAACCCGGCAGGCCCAATTCTATGGCGGCATGTCCGAGGCATTGGCAAAAGGCGGAGCCATGAACCAGAGTGCAGGGGGCAGCATGGTGGTTGAATATGTGGTGCAGCCTCAGGAGTTCACCATGCTGAGGACTGGCGGCCAGGAATCCGAGTTTAAAGTGGATTCCATCATCTTTCAGGGGGGCAGGCGATGGGTAGGAACCCGCAAAGGCGAACCAGTCGCCCAGAACTACATCAGGCCCCAGTTCCCCCAAAAATACTGA